One segment of Purpureocillium takamizusanense chromosome 7, complete sequence DNA contains the following:
- a CDS encoding uncharacterized protein (EggNog:ENOG503P4MZ): MARGKASNMPSHGAGSMAGSVDKDREAFEMRQYELILQLQDTILSGRHPTIRPPKDQSAIIARPPADGYAVPSTVTDAKHANRTGGAQSSSTSKAKGKGKAPAVAKASTSSGTGPLATRAVEFDPILLEKSEELVQAELMLQRQRLERALKDEVDRRRGPRASQAEKQNAELDLSDVLSKAQALVPAVQDPPPPTATATAAAATMPAEDGLTDNKDAESDSFDDDTFYSSQHETPQSHMASRVRNASEAAHSPTVVAREPPPPAQAAPQQPPGQQPTTLPGQPTANAVRRVDAQPISLANAPTAAPQPRVVPGLNNYIGVEEASTRFVQAPTSGEQSLSDDSAHMDYEPPEAEDNMSCVAQRIDSYMEMHPPSPHIRSHALQPLAPQPSQVSLLVAASQGRMPHQQTIPRTHGTPAQVAALRNEHSTATSPDSSSQGGKGSERKKARKKKRKADRQAPDANVSPYIKPEPRSPSPIFAPEYRANKRQRQAQGRVVDLEYEPRFEPPPANGNEGQVLTRPYRDEPIPLGYEGASVYPQRAASTTYLGESRYVRQYVDDHRIPAEGHLRSYGPQSALPVQYPPPTVGYASRQVPPPLAGDGYREQPRPYGEFPGDRVRVASDGESYGAPPGAAPPRMVVDEFGREYYDPAHPAVQRPMAPSVSPGEPGVVYERLPPRTASRQAGLEPRSDAVRHSAQAPPAYAVMPRRIVTQPEYAGYDYRDTHGREYSARPMAPPAEFVEVGGPRERRFFGEAPGHLARAPSTIPADAVRYHEMPPSYGRVQSVRPEVPVREYAASVHPDSRRELAQPYVRNYGAPPLGDYRHSSHAPPGGEIAFIERPRGATQEIVYADDARREIYR; this comes from the coding sequence ATGGCGCGGGGGAAAGCTTCGAACATGCCGTCCCACGGCGCAGGCTCCATGGCCGGGTCCGTGGACAAGGACAGAGAAGCCTTCGAGATGCGGCAGTACGAACTGATCCTGCAACTACAGGACACCATCCTCTCTGGTCGGCACCCGACGATCCGGCCGCCCAAGGATCAGAGTGCTATTATCGCACGGCCCCCAGCTGATGGATATGCTGTGCCGTCGACAGTCACAGATGCTAAGCATGCGAACCGCACAGGCGGCgcgcagtcgtcgtcgacgagtaAAGCCAAGGGCAAAGGGAAGGCCCCGGCTGTGGCGAAAGCGTCCACGTCGAGCGGCACGGGCCCTCTCGCAACGAGGGCCGTTGAGTTCGATCCGATACTCCTCGAAAAGTCCGAGGAACTGGTGCAGGCCGAGCTGATGCTGCAACGGCAGAGACTCGAGCGAGCCCTGAAAGACGAAGTGgaccggcgacgagggcctaGGGCCTCTCAAGCGGAGAAGCAGAACGCAGAGCTTGATCTGTCCGATGTTCTCTCCAAGGCCCAGGCCCTCGTTCCCGCGGTCCAGGATCCTCCCCCTCCTACTGCTACtgccacagccgccgccgccactatGCCAGCTGAAGACGGTTTAACTGATAACAAGGACGCTGAAAGTGATTCGTTCGATGACGATACCTTTTATTCCTCGCAGCACGAGACACCTCAGTCTCACATGGCTTCTCGAGTTCGCAACGCATCTGAAGCGGCACACAGCCCGACCGTTGTCGCCCGCgaaccgccgccccccgcccaggccgctcCTCAACAACCACCCGGCCAGCAGCCTACCACCCTCCCTGGGCAACCGACCGCGAATGCTGTAAGGCGTGTCGACGCCCAGCCTATTTCGCTTGCGAACGCTCCCACGGCCGCTCCCCAACCCCGCGTGGTTCCAGGCCTGAATAATTATATTGGCGTGGAAGAAGCCTCGACTCGATTCGTTCAAGCCCCAACGAGCGGCGAGCAGAGCTTATCAGACGACTCAGCACACATGGACTACGAGCCCCCGGAAGCCGAAGACAATATGAGTTGCGTTGCGCAGCGAATCGACTCGTATATGGAGATGCATCCTCCGTCACCGCACATAAGGAGCCATGCTTTACAGCCGCTGGCACCTCAACCGTCTCAGGTCTCTTTACTGGTTGCCGCTTCCCAGGGCCGGATGCCTCACCAGCAAACCATTCCCCGCACACACGGCACGCCGGCGCAGGttgcggcgctgcgcaatGAGCACTCCACGGCGACCAGTCCCGACAGCTCATCCCAAGGTGGGAAGGGCtcggagaggaagaaggcgaggaagaagaaaagaaaggcAGACCGGCAAGCGCCGGATGCTAACGTCAGTCCCTACATAAAGCCCGAGCCTCGATCTCCGTCGCCCATTTTTGCCCCTGAATACAGGGCAAACAAGCGCCAGCGACAGGCTCAGGGGCGTGTTGTCGATCTCGAGTATGAGCCGAGATTCGAGCCACCGCCGGCTAACGGCAATGAGGGCCAAGTCCTGACCCGGCCGTACAGAGACGAACCCATCCCGCTGGGCTACGAAGGCGCCAGCGTATATCCTCAACGCGCAGCCAGCACGACGTATCTCGGCGAGTCGAGATACGTTCGGCAGTATGTCGACGACCACAGGATACCAGCCGAGGGCCACCTTAGGAGCTATGGCCCGCAGAGCGCGCTGCCTGTGCAGTATCCTCCGCCCACCGTGGGATATGCCTCCCGGCAagtcccccctcccctcgccggcgacggttATCGAGAGCAGCCGCGACCCTATGGCGAATTCCCAGGAGACCGAGTACGCGTCGCATCCGACGGCGAATCGTACGGTGCCCCGCCGGGAGCAGCGCCACCTCGGATGGTAGTGGACGAGTTCGGCCGTGAGTACTATGACCCGGCTCATCCTGCGGTTCAGCGACCCATGGCTCCCTCGGTGAGTCCCGGAGAACCCGGTGTAGTTTACGAACGGCTACCGCCCCGAACGGCGTCCCGGCAGGCTGGGCTCGAACCCCGCAGTGATGCCGTCAGGCACAGTGCGCAGGCACCGCCAGCATATGCCGTCATGCCGAGGCGCATTGTGACGCAGCCTGAGTATGCCGGGTATGACTACCGAGACACCCATGGACGCGAGTATTCCGCACGgccaatggcgccgccggcggagtTTGTGGAGGTTGGAGGGCCTCGCGAACGAAGATTCTTTGGAGAAGCGCCGGGCCACCTAGCCAGGGCTCCAAGCACGATACCGGCGGATGCCGTACGGTACCACGAGATGCCGCCGAGCTACGGGCGCGTGCAGAGCGTGCGGCCTGAGGTGCCAGTTCGCGAatacgccgccagcgtccaCCCAgacagccgccgcgagctTGCCCAGCCCTATGTTAGAAACtatggcgcgccgcccctcggCGACTATCGCCATTCATCTCATGCCCCGCCTGGCGGCGAGATTGCCTTTATCGAGCGGCCACGTGGCGCGACGCAGGAGATTGTCTACGCGGACGACGCCAGGAGAGAGATATACCGGTAG